The following coding sequences lie in one Heteronotia binoei isolate CCM8104 ecotype False Entrance Well chromosome 6, APGP_CSIRO_Hbin_v1, whole genome shotgun sequence genomic window:
- the LOC132573385 gene encoding glucose-dependent insulinotropic receptor-like — translation MPNLMYAVLHFLLSILIPSTNLIVIRVIWQLRKKKPSRNYIFILNLAAADLLVGVMCFGEALDDAIDIALDRNLTICLLRICISITPCIGSILTLLLVSLDRYLAVKLPLYYPTLMRKKPIIFSLVVLWSVSLLVGHMPLYYSYLQQSNFTVGRIAYLQHMRIRHAFLHMDTSSAHFRHFKALRTVLVVIICFILFWGPYYVAAIVKATCSSCILSPLLKNLLFILGETNSLVNPFIYSLYSKDIRTQLSKLMKCKTKGQIKPCRANDLALIHFNMRAQCNFASGGATKRDSSGDQASNSPTCKSSSDFRAVFSIS, via the exons ATGCCCAATCTTATGTATGCGGTTCTTCATTTCCTCTTGAGCATCCTCATCCCTTCCACCAACCTAATAGTCATCAGAGTCATTTGGCAGCTGAGGAAGAAGAAGCCAAGCAGAAACTACATCTTCATCCTTAACTTGGCAGCTGCTGATTTACTGGTCGGTGTGATGTGCTTTGGGGAAGCACTGGATGATGCCATAGACATAGCATTGGACAGGAACCTAACCATTTGTCTCTTGAGAATCTGCATAAGCATTACTCCTTGCATTGGCTCCATACTGACCTTGCTGTTGGTTTCCCTGGACAGGTACTTGGCAGTGAAACTGCCGCTTTATTACCCCACCCTCATGAGGAAGAAGCCGATCATCTTCTCTCTTGTTGTGCTGTGGAGTGTTTCTTTACTGGTGGGGCACATGCCTCTCTATTACTCCTACCTGCAGCAGAGCAATTTCACGG TGGGAAGGATCGCCTACCTACAGCACATGAGGATCCGTCATGCCTTCCTGCACATGGACACCTCCTCTGCTCATTTCCGCCATTTCAAAGCACTGAGGACAGTCCTTGTTGTGatcatctgcttcattctcttCTGGGGCCCTTATTATGTGGCGGCCATCGTGAAAGCTACTTGCAGTTCCTGCATTCTAAGTCCGCTGCTGAAGAATTTACTATTCATTCTCGGAGAAACCAATTCCCTGGTCAACCCTTTTATCTACTCACTGTATAGTAAAGATATAAGAACTCAGCTTTCCAAACTGATGAAGTGCAAGACCAAAGGCCAAATAAAACCATGCAGGGCTAATGACTTGGCTCTGATCCATTTCAACATGAGGGCTCAATGTAACTTCGCCTCTGGAGGAGCCACAAAGCGAGACTCATCTGGGGATCAAGCTTCTAACTCTCCTACCTGCAAGAGTTCTTCAGACTTCAGAGCAGTGTTCTCAATATCTTGA